Genomic DNA from Porites lutea chromosome 4, jaPorLute2.1, whole genome shotgun sequence:
GTCAACGATTCAACGAATAAAGGACAAAGAATTTTTGGTTTTATCCATCCGCAAGTTGATGGCAAGTACACGTTTGCTATCACATCAAGTGGCCCATCTGAGCTTTGGTTGAGTCCGAATGAGCACCCCGCCTGCAGCCAATTGATCGCATTTGTCTACTCTTCTGATGAATGGGCGTCCACCTTAAAAGAAGAATATAATAAATACCTTGGCCAAATATCAAGTAAAATCTCTCTTTACGCTGGCAAGAAATACTACATGGAGTCACTTGCAGTGAACAGGCAAAGTTCTGATGAAACCTTTGTCACGGTTCATTGGCTGAACACTTCTGCTTCAAAGAATTCGAACTTTAGAATTATTTTATCCAAGTATTTATCTCCTTTTTATGGCACCAATAGTTTGGAACGAAGTCCACGCCGGTGCAACAGCGGCACTGAAAGCAATTTGCAGGAACGATTTCTTCGTCTGCCCCTGATGAACAGAATGGAGTACAtgactttatttcaaacttgcCCTTACAATCCCAGTTTCTTGGTGCGAAGAAAGCTCGAACGTTATCAGGGAGTTTGGCtgacaatgggaaaggaatccCTTGTGTTTCCGCAAGACGATACCGATATGTCTAGCAAAGAACAAGTTAAGAAATGGGCATCACCCAATCCTGTAATAAACAAGAACAGAGTTGAGTGCATTGTAAACGAGTTTATGTCCATTTTACGGCAGAAGTAAGTGGCGTTACTTTCCTAAAAATTTGACTGATATTCAGGGGTAATTAGGGTGtatgtgttttttctttgaagtaGAACTTACCATAACGGCTCCAGCTCTTCAACCTTAACTATTTCCTcaaattttccattttctatTTTCTAACGATCATGAATCTTTAAAGGTGTTATACTAAGTAAGATGCACGGGTTAGTTCTCTTGTTTTTTAAATCCGGGTCCACGAGAGCACAGTAagatgttttaattttaatttttttttggtaggagggaggagggagggggggagcCCAAGTTAGAAACTTACGTATGATGTCGAAATGGATTGTATACAAACAACCCCAGCTGCTTTATATACACACCTGTTCCGAATGTTTGCTAACTAACGCAGCGTTAGCACTGCGAAATTATTAAGAGTTATTTGAAACATAACAATCGACATTCGCGATAAGTTGATACCATCTTTGTATAACTATATTTACCATTGACGATCAAGTTCGAATCCCCCATACAATCTGCTAGGTtttaccccccctccccctcttcccCAAATTTTTACGTACCAAGTAATTGTTTCCAAATGCAGTTGTCTGGAGAACTAAAAAATAATAGTCTACGCGAAAACGGAAATTGGGCGGCGAGCCGAGTGTGTTATGGAGGattcaaaaatggaaaaaaggtttTCGAAGACACTTGACACTGACTTAACAAGGTGAACTATGGTTTGGCGGAATTTTCAAATTGAACTTGTAACTACTGGTCTGAAAACTCAGGGAGGCAAACTAATCTCGATCCTTCAGAGACGCCGCGTGAACTTTGTCCAGCGGACTGGCAACATTGCGCGCTATAATACGGCACTATAAGAATCTATATATCGGTACACTATAGGAATCATATATGAGCTATCTACCCATTACACTATAGGAATCATATATGAAAAATCTACCCATTACAGACGTACtcgccattttcacatagaccataatgcaccttgtatCCATTGTTTCCATTTTCTATTGCGTATTATAGTctggtcccaagagaaatcgaagataATGGTTACACAAAATTTAGGGTGGTAAACAAGGGGAAtaatggtctatgtgaaaatggtgaataaagGAAATCTAACGAGATGGTCAAACATTCACAACTCCAGACTCCAGTTGTCCAAAGGTGGATCAGACAATATTCCTCTAAGACTCCTCTAATGCTTATCCactggatggtgatttatccgttggatGGTGCTATCCATCATTTGAAGACCCTCTTTGAACCACTACCACTAGCGCTACTCTCTAGATCCAGTAATataggagctgctcgtaaggtgtttcctcattagtcgcagaaaacaataacacatcATTGTTTCTCATTATTTTCGTATTGTTTCACGGTTAGGTTATCGAACCaattggcttttagggttaggagaGCTGGTACATGACTCTAGATCGCTTGACTATAAGAACGGTCAAAAAGCGACCAAATGCTCTGCCCTGCCCCACCCTGATGTTCGTCTGTGTAAAACCAGTTATGTGCTGCTGtaatttcatttcttcttttttcagtgacattttcttaaagaatatCAATAACGTGATTCAAAAACCGGATGACGAGAATGGTGATCGCTTCTTGCTGGATCTTGAAGTCGCTTTAAATTGCACCAATCAAACATTTAGGTTGACAGAACACGTTTACCAGATGAAAAAAAGTGGTAGCTTGTGTCTTCCTGAGGGAATGATTTGGAATAACAACGCCACAATTTATTTTATCATTCCTGTCAAGGAGCAAGGAAAATGGATACATCATTTCATCAAACAGGTCACTACTGCAAGTGTATTGACCGGTGATACTAATTTTCACGTCATTATTGCTGATTTTGAAAGCAAAGATATTGATATAGAAGAAGCATTCAACACATCACTTCTCAATAGGAGGCATACTGTTGTCCAATTACGAACTGGAAAATTTTATAAGACACTAGCTTTGAACAAGGCTGTTGAAGTCGTACCCAATGCGCATGACATAGTCTTCTTGTTCGACCTGCACATTGATGTACCCGGCAATATTATGGATAGTATTCGAAAAGTAAGTGTCTCAAAGTCTACGTTTGGGAATAAAATTACATGAATAGAAAGATGCGAGTGGATTGCTTGCATTTGCACATGGCCACTAttgctacaatcttggacaaaactgttgagaaaattgcatACTTGGGGGGCATTTTTTCTGAACTTCGTAGCTGACCGATTCTTCCCTCCGCCCCTTCCCCTGGAAGCAGTGTTGTTGGGTCTTCAAAAGAAGGCCGGATCCCTAAGCATTTGTAGGAAGCAACTTTGaactgggggagggggtttTCTTTACGCAAAGCCGttgatttggaaatagttttgttgcgttagGTAGCGCGCgttaatgaaaacattttctccagtagttttgtccaggattgtagctaGAAGGCCTATTAGTCAGCTactaatcaggggcacccaacgacgatttcctcctaaataaattgaaaacactttttaggctatctagCCTAACCTGGgtagtgaaatgtgaaaattaaacttcagaaaatcgtagggaatttattagataagcctcgaaaattgtacatgaatggaacgatcacttagaaatttttagccgtcctcaagcaatagaaaattctaggcaatatttgcttctccgaacagacaGACAGAAAGCcatctttgggtgcccctgactgatcttggttcaaattttaatcCACCTGGTAACAAAggtgaataacaaaaacaaaactcagtTTAAGGACTAAacaatattttgaaagtttgttGATGACATTTAGTCTAACTTTTTAATTTAACATGCTACGGATGATAACCCATACGGAGTAGAGTTTCTTCATTTTCCAGGGAAAATACTCTACTTGAAAAAGGGCAAGTGTACTAAAGTGGAAAAGGCCTCAACATAAGAGAGAttctgttttccttaaaaacgTTAATCAATGCCCCAAAAAAACAGTTTGTGGAGCAAGTTATCAACAGGAAACGTGACAAATATAGGTTAGCAACAACTAAAAAATTGATTAATTCCTAGTTTTTAAACAGAAACGCTGCGCTCCCAGACGACATTCTCGTCCCGTCGTTTCTTTTGGTCGCATGATCTGGAAACGAGGGGTTAGGGTTAAGCAGAGTGGCTTTGGGGACGAAAATGCCCAGACGAGCACTTGCATTCCTTAGCATGCGCAGTAATACTCGCTGCCATGGTCTTAAGAGAAAATTCAAAGTTGTCCAGAAGTTTACCCTCTATTGTGGGGTACTTCTATCTATCTCACTAATAATTGTGGATATCTTTTACTTGTTAATGacgttagcctgagaaaacagccgacatttggtgACGCTACCACtagttttcccgccaaatgacgtctgagaaacgagcgtagaaattccatactgatgatgcgtcactacccagatctgggtagtgcttctgattggttgaatcaaatttccgaCGCGGTaggaccaatcagaagcactacccagatctgggtagtgacacgtcatcagtatggaatttctccgctggtttctcagacgtcatttggcggggaaatcagtggtagcgtcgacaaatgtcggctgttttctcaggctataatGACGTGAGTTGTCTCAAGTCTGTACACGGAGACCTAAACTTTCCTGAGCATACAATCGCACTAAACATTCATTCTGAAGCAGTGATGTATATATCATTTTACAGAACACCATAGCTGGTAGAATGGTGTATTTTCCTATAGTTGGTCGCCTTAATTGTAACAGTGATTCAAAGGAACATCGAGGGTTTTGGCAAATGGACGGGTTTGGTCTTATGGCGATTTACAAGTCAGACTGGACAAAATTAGGAGGTATGCAATATGTGAAACTAAAAACTGCAGCTTAAGTTATTTGGTCTGCTTCAATGATTTGGAGAAGACCAGGAGGGAGTCTTAAAAGTGACTCGTCTGAAGGGTGCAAGGCAAGATCCTGGGTGGTATCTTAACGAAAGTTTGAAGTGCTAGTTAGAATTAGAAGCGGGAACCACGATCGGAAAACATGTGCTGGTGCCAGTTTTCTTACATTTAACCGGTGGCTGAATTGCAAAAACCAAAAGTAATATTGGACGTCAGCATTACCGCTTGAGTGTATGTATGAACTcatccctaaccctaaccctaaccctaaccaccGAGACCAATGAGGGCACATATAAGATAAACTACTAGGACACCGATGtaaagagcgttttcacatgacgtcacggcggccatattggtatTGAAAagcaatgaaacggcggccatgctgGTGTACCAAGACAACCCCGtcggaattgaactcttttcttatgtaaaaactttcttttgttccaatgaattagcaaagatgctggccacgtgagtgaaaacgctctatatttCCCCAGCGATTTGAAAAATGTCATAAGCTTTTTTATGTTCCCTTTTAATTAACGTGTAAGGGTGAATAAGACGAGGCCGAAGATCTATCATTACTCCGCAATGACATGCATGTACGATTTTAAGGGTATTACTGGTAATTGGATTAAATTACAAACGAGAAAAAAGAACCCTTTTACTTACcagttattttaaaagttgCTTCAATTTGTCTCTGATctatttgtttgaaaaacttaTCTTTGCCCAATCAGGGATGAACACTCAAGACTACCAATACAAATGGGGCGGAGAAGACTGGGATCTAATCGATCGCGTCTTGATGATGTCACTTGAAGTTGAACGAATCAAGCACCCAGGCCTCTATCATCACTGCCATCCAAGACAAGGGATGTGGAATTAGGCTAGCCCACGTGACAAGGGTTTCCACTCGAATTAAAGCGCGAAACTGAGTTGGAAGTAGAGCAATAATGTTTGCTGCGAAGGCTAGAATTAGGCTGTCATATCCGGATAAGTCCCTTATGAGTATCTCAGATGTGACAGCCTGATTAATAATTATCTCCTTTCCCTTCTCTCACGTGTCTCCGCACGGTTCAAAGCATTCTGAAAATGGGGAAGGCGTgaggaaatttgaaaaaagaaagacagtgAGGGGTGGGGTTGGTTCGTGCAATAAAAGCGTTCCCAACGCTGTCCTTCCTTCCTACCTTGTTGTTCTCGCTCCGCTTTCCTTTCGCACCACTCTCCAATATCTAGACACCTAGAACAGGCTAGCATGTCTCGCAACTAGCACTCACCCGCCTGAAAACCCACAAAACACCTGTTATTCGGGCTAACATTGTCACATCTGGGATAATCATAAGCTTACCTCGTCCCCGGGGCTTTTCCGcctaaaaaaatggaaaaacccTGGGACGAGGTTGCTTATAAGCGACATATATGACGCATCTGTGATTTATTTCGTGATTTTATGAACGATGGACACCACAGTTTCGTGTTAATGGCAAGAGTTGGCCTTTTTTAATAAATTCATTGTCATTTtgaaaaaatggggaaaaatgCAGTGCAAGGAGCAACAGTTAAAAGCTATAAAGAAAAtagataaaacaaaattatggTGAAAGTTATAGGAGAAAAAAATGATAGAATTGGCCTTACGTCAATTACACaatttttaaactgaaaaatagTGAACTGGTCAACGCCAAGTACCCTGTCTACACTGATGTCTGTAAGACTGTATGTCGCAATGGAAGCTCTATCATAATGGGCGGCCACTTCGCAATttctcgtttctcagacgtcatttggcggggaaaccagtggtagcgtcgccaaatgtcggctgttttctcaggctacatgACATCATCAAATGTTCAAATTAGAGAGTTATCGATCCTTCTGAGTTCTTACTTGTCTTACTTTCATAAAGTATTACAGCAGCTAAAAACTAATATTCATACCTGTGGCTGTGTATGACTCAATATCTTACCAGTGAAAACCTAACAGAAAAGGTGAAAGACCTTTCAAAGGTTTTGGCTAAAATTCAGTCCACCTGGCTGTGTCGCAAACTATTAAAGCACTAGTTGTAAAATTTTAGCGAGTCTATGGTTTGTTAGAGTTGTTTGCTATTTTCCTTAGCTGGATCTGATAGGTAGAGCTCTGATCACACCAAACTGCATCTTGTTAGAGCACAGAGAAGGGTTATACAATTTAGATCCCATGAAAAGTCTATTAAGTAGagccaagagactataaaggggacagagagggcatcccccatatacaccctattccataggtaattcgtctcgagttatttttaacaacacagatctcaagggggattagacaacagccaatcacatagcgcgaatgtgttccgcgtggatgacccacgctgagagccacgcgtccttcacgaaatgacgcagaacaaaatgggggaagacgcggagagcgattttgctattccttttgtcgacttaaacgactacagcgagatttctgcgaaagctgtgtcagcgaaaccgaaattaaaaaagaatcgcccttcctctcttgtatagagctaacagtagagcagggaaatccttaacacactgaatattctctcaggatcatttataatttacagtttgaagagagcaatttctggtttgatgtttattcttttcagtctttatagcgatgattcctacccacttactttgtcaattgtaggcgaaccctcctaaagctgaatttcaagggaccatattcaagctcagaaagagaaataaaatttagtcattgcttatttacgtcctccaaaaaacgcgaaattaggcattttcacgtcgttgtcgtgcaaaaacgggaaagaaatgaacaaaaaagtgtgttgcacgtgcgaagttgttgttttgctaattaaacctattgtttttttgacgttctagttgtcgtccgcgtcgttggatcttaaactccctaaattgtacaaacgaccggtttcaatagaccggcgaaatttctcattttattaaagcactgaggttaggacaacttcgagttaaactgatttcacgggttgtcaaagagtccagcgattcctttttcccaggtgagcgccgactcatttcgcttcaatattcaggaatgctctcgatctttttacgctttcattgcctctcgcccgacatgttttgcacggcgtttggtcatgcgaaacctccacgaaacatccacgcctcgcgcgaggtaactttatcccgattctaaaaataactcgagacgaattacctgtggaatagggtgtatatgggggatgccctctctgtcccctttatagtctcttggtagagcttgaacaaaaacaaacgtACAAACAGCATGAAAAATTCCTCATCGTTGTATAAGCATACTACACCAAAAACATTCGATGCATTGATGCCCTGGTAAACTGACAGCTGCATGGGCCAAAAAATTTCCTCTACAGAAAAGTCTAAGTAGTTCGTGAACAAGAACACATACAGCATGAATACATTGAATCCCTTTTTAGGCATGCTACATGACTACATTCCAGTGCATGCATACCGTAGTGTAACCGCTCCATAacgtcgccccatgtaagggaatccggattcccgaATCTGGGAAACGTTTGCTCTTGGAATCCTGAATCCCTGGCTTTGGAATCAGGAATACAAcgcaaggaatccggaatctcaCTTAAGattgtaatccagaatccaagttcccatgacaaagactggaatccagcacctgggaatccggaatccacggcgaggaattcagaatccaagactgcctTGAATTCCCTTATATTGGGGTGAATAACGGGTTGTaactgcctcgtacccagacgttcCTCTCTCGTTggaaatgtgcgcgcaaagaaAGGcagtctgtacccttcccatggtcccttgcggttcatcacaagtcactcgcgtttcaatgagaaaaacaaagcgcctgaggaggaggctggggTTGTAAGATTTTTGATCAAGGAAATAGTTCTATAACGACTCTACCACTCGTATTAGTTGCCAGGACACAAATCACGATATTCATGACGAGCATTGGACAACTCGCCATTTAAAACCAAGAAACCGACTGCCCGTTATAGTAACGTGTAGCAAGTAGattcatacatacatacatacatacataattTATTTGGTAATGCAGGTCAGTAGTGGGAAAGAAAAGCGCGAAAGGAAAAAGGAGGAGGCCCCTTTCCTCCTCTCTCCAATCCCCTCTCCCTTATTCCttcactcccccccccccccctccctccccttttGACGCAGGCTAATTCATTGAAAGcctattacagtggaaccccgcctcaCGGCCACCTCGTTAATACGGCTAATTTTTTCTTGGCCCAATGGTGGTCGTatcaacggggttccactgtagttggCGGGGGTCTTggtttcacatgacgtcaccaaaaattcaaactaaaaactaTCGCTTTTTCTGAGTTTCTtactttcatgtgatattagagcaccttaaaacctttatataaacaaattttcggttcaaaagggttctttgttttgcgatacaggacgcttgaatttccaggcttttgtgTGACggggcatttagctggcggccgggaaagttcttatgtgggttaaaaacattacggatttttggagattttgctatctaaacattccttgtcttagaataaatataaatattactttaatctttatgagttcctcacgcgaagaattcacgcataagtaacagatgtttctgttcctgaaagggacacaaacatggcacAAACATGGCGCCttcatacaaagctttataaatttgggtaaaacgtttttccgaatatctcgcatatgaactattgcatagacccgattcttggcaaggctttttgtatatttatcttctttcattttccagattctagactttctgttttaaaaggtttccatttttatttctgctttctcacgtgagtgaaaaccgagaattgTTTGTCTAATATTGCATGTGCGTTGTTGCAAAGAGGAATGGATGTGACGTTCCAATGACCTTTCAAACCATGTGCTAATTGATTGAATAAATAGCGTGATGGTTCAAGTACAAGCTTTTTATAGCGACGTCAAACAGTGCATTGTTATGATAAGTCGCCCACCTTGCATGAGACACGCAAGAATCGACAAGAAGAGGTGTCCGACGTAATGCGAACGGCAACTGAAGCGCTGAAGGACCTGAAGTGAAACGCTACAACTCATCACCGCTTGGAAATCAAGGAAGGTTGGATTCGGCTTTTACTCAAGCACAAGTTTTTTGTTCCACAAAAGTAAATCAAGCCTAGCACAAGAGTAGGGGAGCGAACAGAAGCTCGAAAAAGCATTCCCCATGATAGCTGCTATCTCGCTGCTAAGTGTAATTGCTTGTTTAGGAGCGACTGGAAATCTCCTGGTCATTAAAACGATTTTGAACGTGAAAAGAAGAAAGCTGTACGAATATCTCATTTTGAACCTGGCTATTACAGATGCAGGAACCTCTCTTGTTAGTATTCCTTTGGATATTGCAGAGCAAGTAAAAGGCGAATTCCCATACGGTGCTGCCATGTGCCATGTTATCTACCCACTACAGTCTGTACTGATCTACGTTTCTGTTTTGACACTTTTGCTTATGAGCACAGAACGCTATAAATTAATCGTCACACCCATGAAGCCGAGAATGCACATCAAAACTGCGTTCATTATCATCGCTGCGATGTGGGTTTTATCTTGCTTGATCGTTCTACCATTTTCAGCTGCTCTGAAACTCGAAGGAAATCAATGCAGTGAACATTGGCCAAAGGTCTACAGCGGAAAAGCGTTCACCCTAACCATTTTTATATTCCTCTACTTTGTACCCTTAAGTGTCATGATATTTCTCTACTCCTCTATAATTTTTACGTTTTACAAAGACATGAAGACCTTAAAAGTAAGAGTGAGAAAGAGATCGGTCTCTATAGAGTCGATCAATTTACGATTGCATAGGAACGCCAGAATCGTCAAAGTGTTTGTAGCTGCAGTAGTTGTGTTCGCAATGTGTATGTTACCCACTCACGTAGTCTGGTTATGGCACGATTTTGGTCAAGGTTCTTCTAGTCCTTTGTTCGTAAGAGTCTCAACGTTTAGCAACATCTTTATGTACACTAATTCTGTTCTCAATCCGTTTATACTCGGATTTGCTATGATTGATGGAAAAGGCTACCTCAGAAAGTTGTTCTGCTGCCGTTTAAGGCAGTTGACCAGTCCTGGACGTGAACAAGCGTTCGTGCTCCGAACTCAATCGCCTTCCATGTCAAAGCACTACAACGATGGGTCACCTTTTCTTCCATTATCTAAGGCTCCAATCTGTGACCAGGAGATAGGCATAGCAAACAAAATAACACCGGCGATAGTCCAAGTCTCCGAATGAATCCAAATAAAAGTAACAACGTTGCTAATCGAAACTAAAAAGTTGCCGCCACTTTTTtgatagactacgagtagtcccccatttttcctcagggataatAGAGCgaacgaaacgcgagcgcgcgtgaaaatcacctcaCGCGAGaggaggaaaaatgggggactacttgtagtctactTTTTTGATTTACTTTCGTTTGGCCTGAGCCTggtacaagagaaaaaaaatatatttatgtgACGAAGGTGTGGCTGCTGTCTTCCCACCCAATTAAAGTTCTACGTGCCTTGTAATTTGAAAACAACTGTAAAAATATTTGTCCTGTCTTTACCCTGTCATGTGGGAGGTAAAGTAGTTCAACTCAGTCTCGTGCTATTAAATGATCGCTATCAAGGACTTTCTATTCGTCCCCTAACTGACGAAGATCGTCGGCAATCGGCCCCTCCCTTGAATTTGCCATTATCATCAGGGCACTTTCTATTTTCAGACCGTAtttctttgtcctttttcttaAGAGCATTATCATTTAATAGAGAGATAAACTTGATATTTATTTAAATCCTTAGTTTAGAAGTG
This window encodes:
- the LOC140935529 gene encoding uncharacterized protein, whose product is MASWQSFLILSRKRYLKRYFAIITLLGSLSFIFLYIRYTHSETLNFSSESFPNNILKYEKAEGGISFSVQNFSTVDTNHGMVNEHVWWNISETAMGALRNWPHSANVPNKRSFITDFHSRTVNDSTNKGQRIFGFIHPQVDGKYTFAITSSGPSELWLSPNEHPACSQLIAFVYSSDEWASTLKEEYNKYLGQISSKISLYAGKKYYMESLAVNRQSSDETFVTVHWLNTSASKNSNFRIILSKYLSPFYGTNSLERSPRRCNSGTESNLQERFLRLPLMNRMEYMTLFQTCPYNPSFLVRRKLERYQGVWLTMGKESLVFPQDDTDMSSKEQVKKWASPNPVINKNRVECIVNEFMSILRQNDIFLKNINNVIQKPDDENGDRFLLDLEVALNCTNQTFRLTEHVYQMKKSGSLCLPEGMIWNNNATIYFIIPVKEQGKWIHHFIKQVTTASVLTGDTNFHVIIADFESKDIDIEEAFNTSLLNRRHTVVQLRTGKFYKTLALNKAVEVVPNAHDIVFLFDLHIDVPGNIMDSIRKNTIAGRMVYFPIVGRLNCNSDSKEHRGFWQMDGFGLMAIYKSDWTKLGGMNTQDYQYKWGGEDWDLIDRVLMMSLEVERIKHPGLYHHCHPRQGMWN
- the LOC140935531 gene encoding neuropeptide FF receptor 2-like; translation: MIAAISLLSVIACLGATGNLLVIKTILNVKRRKLYEYLILNLAITDAGTSLVSIPLDIAEQVKGEFPYGAAMCHVIYPLQSVLIYVSVLTLLLMSTERYKLIVTPMKPRMHIKTAFIIIAAMWVLSCLIVLPFSAALKLEGNQCSEHWPKVYSGKAFTLTIFIFLYFVPLSVMIFLYSSIIFTFYKDMKTLKVRVRKRSVSIESINLRLHRNARIVKVFVAAVVVFAMCMLPTHVVWLWHDFGQGSSSPLFVRVSTFSNIFMYTNSVLNPFILGFAMIDGKGYLRKLFCCRLRQLTSPGREQAFVLRTQSPSMSKHYNDGSPFLPLSKAPICDQEIGIANKITPAIVQVSE